One part of the Schistocerca piceifrons isolate TAMUIC-IGC-003096 chromosome 2, iqSchPice1.1, whole genome shotgun sequence genome encodes these proteins:
- the LOC124775456 gene encoding uncharacterized abhydrolase domain-containing protein DDB_G0269086-like, with the protein MDTEEQPLVSAGNVAAGALSSTSTLFEDIPCENVGAGAQEVVPPPTSAQGEVYKEITPPPEKQEPECGNLPGGNSLQAILERVLDYQAKFAQQQAERDRQQAERDRQQAERDRQQAERDRQQAERDRQQAERDRQQAERDRQQAERDRQQAERDRQQAERDRQQAERDRQQAERDRQQAERDRQQAERDRQQAERDRQQAERDRQQAERDRQQAERDRQQAERDRQQAERDRQQAERDRQQAERDRQQAERDRQQAERDRQQAERDRQQAERDRQQAERDQQLVQSLENMKKESACMKQNYESIPKAVQELTVQVNNLQVANTNRVDEIGVLANRVEKLEIDSTQLVEQKWNEQATKIETEFNSWLEAKET; encoded by the exons atggatactgaggaacagccattagttagtgcaggaaatgtagcagcgggtgcattaagcagtacaagtactctctttgaggatataccatgcgaaaatgtgggggcaggggcacaggaagtggtgccaccgcccaccagtgctcaaggagaggtatataaagaaattacaccacctccagaaaagcaggaaccagagtgtggtaatctgcctggtgggaattcacttcaggcgatattagagcgcgtgctggattaccaggcaaaatttgcgcaacagcaggctgagagagatcgccagcaggctgagagagatcgccagcaggctgagagagatcgccagcaggctgagagagatcgccagcaggctgagagagatcgccagcaggctgagagagatcgccagcaggctgagagagatcgccagcaggctgagagagatcgccagcaggctgagagagatcgccagcaggctgagagagatcgccagcaggctgagagagatcgccagcaggctgagagagatcgccagcaggctgagagagatcgccagcaggctgagagagatcgccagcaggctgagagagatcgccagcaggctgagagagatcgccagcaggctgagagagatcgccagcaggctgagagagatcgccagcaggctgagagagatcgccagcaggctgagagagatcgccagcaggctgagagagatcgccagcaggctgagagagatcgccagcaggctgagagagatcgccagcaggctgagagagatcgccagcaggctgagagagatcgccagcaggctgagagagatcgccagcaggctgagcgggaccagcaacttgtgcaatcgttagaaaatatgaaaaaagagagtgcctgtatgaaacagaactatgagtcgatacctaaggccgtgcaggagttgactgtacaggtcaacaacctgcaagtagcaaacactaacagggtagacgaaataggtgtcttagccaaccgagtagaaaagctagaaatagattccacacagcttgtagagcagaagtggaacgaacaagcgactaaaattgaaaccgaattcaactcgtGGCTAGAAGCTAAGGAGA catga